Part of the Chitinophagales bacterium genome is shown below.
TTGGCCGTTATGACAGTGAGAAGGGGATGGAACTCAGCGGACTCGGCACGTCACCGGATGCCTTTAATTTCATCCGTACACTTTCATTTGATAGCCTGAAATTTAAATTGGGAGAAAACGGGACCGGTCCTACAGATCATACTTCATTCTACTATGCAAATATTCCTGTATTGAATTTCTTTACAGGTACACATGAAGATTATCATAAGCCTTCTGATGATGCGGAGAAGATCAATTATAAAGCTGAAGCCTCCATTGTGCAGTTGATTGCCACCATCGTCACACAGCTTGATGATGATACTGCACCGCTTCCCTTTGTGAAAACCAAAGAAACCGAGAATGCCGATATCCCGCAGTTTAAAGTAAGGCTGGGCATCATTCCCGACTATCTTTATGATGGTACAGGTTTGCGCGTCGATGGTGTTGATGAAGGAAAACCTGCTGCGCTGGCCGGTATTAAGAAAGGAGATATTATCCTGGCTATCGGCGATTATCAGGTAGCTGACATCATGGCGTATATGAAAGCACTGGCAGCATTTCAGAAAGGCGAGAGCACAACCATTATCGTTAAGCGGGGCGATATGAATGTTGAGTTAAAGGCAACCTTTTAATGAAAGCATTATTAGCAGAACAGCTGATTGCTTTCATGGTAAAACTGTTGCAATCTGTCCGGCTGTATGTCAGCACTTGCTGCACCGCAGCCTGTTATGATGCAGGATACCGGTTGGCAGACACAGCACCATCTCTCCTCCGGTTCCGCTAACAACAATCTTATGGCTGCTCCATTGCTGCTTCATATTGAAACATCATCTCCGGTTTGCTCCGTAGCATTGAGCCTTGGTAGTTCCCTGCTTTCGCTGAAGGAAACAACGGAGCATGCAAATCATGCAGCAATGCTGATAGTCATGATTGAACAGGTTTTGCAGGAAGCGAAATACGATGCCAAAATGCTGGATGCAATTGTACTCAGCGCAGGCCCGGGCTCTTATACCGGACTTCGGATTGGCACTGCCACCGCCAAGGGTATGTGCTATGCATTGAATAAGCCCCTGATTGCTGTGGATTCATTGCAGGCATTAGCAAACGGGATGCGTGCAAATGTCGGTGAACGGAAGTGCATTTATTGTCCAACCATTGATGCAAGAAGGAATGAGATTTACTATGGATTGTATTCGCACAATGTGGACATCATTCGTCCTCCTGTAAATCACATTTTAGCGCCCGGATTCTTAAGTGATATGCAGGGTGATGAAAAAATATTAATAGGCGGCAGCGGCGCCACAAAATGCCGGCAATTTGTATCGGTGCATCGCCCGGAGTTTGATGAAATTACAACGCCTTCCGCCAAATGGATGATCCAATGGGGTGATAGAATGTTTGCCAGTGCAGCCTTCACGGATCCCATATATTTTGAACCCCACTATATAAAGCCGGCTTTTGTCACTTCGGCAAAGAAGATATTATGAATGAGATGTCCTCTCCAGGTATTATTAAGGTACCTGGTATTATTGCCGGTTAAATCTGCTGAAGATTAATGCCCTCTAATACTGCATCAACAGGATAGATAAGGTGCCGGATAACGCTGTTGCCAGTTATCAGCGTACTTTGAAATAGTATAACCGGGCCATACAGTCATTATCATTTGAAATATCCTGCTAAATTGACACATTACGGCTTATTGTTATTCCCCGTTGATGCCGGCCATTTGCTCATTCAGTAATAAAAATTGCCTGTTGGGTAGTATTTGAGTCTATGACATAAGGCTTATATTAAAATAACCTTCATTTTTGCATATTAATTAGCAGATTTTAAAACCCTTCGGCATTGAATTTGTTAATTATACGTGCCTTTATTTTTCAATTGAGTTAAATTTTTAAACATGGCTAAAACAGTTCCTGAACTTACCCTCGTTTCAAAAAACGGAAGTTCAAAAGCACCTATCAAAATAGATTACAGCGCCCTGAAAAAGGCTGCCGGTGTGTTACGTGCGGTGAATCATAAACTTCGCCAATCAATGATCAAGCTGCTGGAAGATCACGGAAAAATGACAGTGACGGAGATCTACGTGAAATTGCGGCTTGAGCAATCAGTGGCTTCACAACACCTTGCCATACTCCGGAATGCGGAAGTTGTTCAGACAGAACGCGAAGGCAAGTTTATTTACTATTCTCTGAATGAGGATCGTATTGCAGAACTTGCTGATCTGGTTGAAGAACTCGCAAATTAATTCCCTACGGCTTGTGCTTATGAGTCCCGTCTTTATATTGTAAAAGACGGGCTGAGAGGCAGATCGTAACTTCAGTCAAACGAAAAGAATATTATTTTTTGCTACGTTTGCAGCCGTAGTTAAAAAATCATTGCCTTTAAGTAAACTATTTATCCTTCTTTTCGTTATACGTGTGAATTTCTAAAACCAACATACACAAATGGCTGAAACATTATTGCTTGATTATGCATTGGCAAAAAAGGGATTGAGCCGGATTAAAGCGCTCGCTCATCCATTACGTCTTTCTATTATCACTTTTATTGATAAGAATGGTGAGATCAATGTAAATAAGATTTACCGTTCTCTGCGACTGGAACAATCTATTACATCACAACATCTGAAAATACTGCGTACCGCTGAACTGGTAAAGTACCGTCGCGATGGCAAACGCATTTTCTATTCGATTCACTATGCTAACGTGAAACAACTGATGAATATCGTTAGAAAGTTTGAGTCGAAAAAGTAATATCTTCGCGCCCGGTAACGGATCTCCTTTCCCCGGTATCAGGTGTTAAATGAAAGTAGAACAACTTTACACGAATTGCCTTTCAGAGGCCGCCTATTTCATAGAGTCAAACGGTGAAGCGGCAGTAATTGACCCTCTTCGGGACTATCAGAGCTATATTGACCTGGCAGCGCAAAAAGGCGTGGCTATCAAATATATCTTTGAAACGCACTTTCATGCTGATTTTGTTTCAGGCCACATTGATCTTTCTAAGAAAACCGGTGCTCCAATTGTCTACGGACCCGAGACCACCACGAGTTATCCTGTTATTGTTGCGGCAAACCATCAGCGGTTTAAGATAGGCGCCATTGACATCGAAGTAATACATACGCCGGGGCATACGCCGGAATCAACCTGCTACTTGCTTCGGGATGAATCAGGAGAACCCTACTGTATCTTTTCCGGCGACACTTTATTTGTGGGTGATGTGGGCAGACCCGATCTGTTTGGTGCCGCAATCAGCAAAGAAGAGTTGGCCTCCCGTATGTATGATTCGCTGAATGAAGTTAAAAAGCTTCCTGATCATGTGATAGTGTATCCGGCACATGGACCGGGATCTTCCTGCGGAAAAAATATCGGCAAAGAAACCTGGAGTACCATTGGTCAGCAAAAGAAGCTGAACTATGCACTGCAGGACATTAGCCGCGAAGATTTCATAAAAGCTATTACAACCGGCCTGTCACGTCCGCCGCAGTATTTTCCTTTAAATGCAAAGATTAACAAACAAGGTTATGCCCCTCTTGATGATATCTTGCATAAAAGCATGCGCCCGCTATCACCCGAAGCATTTATGCATGAAATGGAGAAGGGGACGCTGGTAATTGACACCCGGCATGAAAGCGTATTTGAAAAGGGATTTGTTCCGGGCTCAGTATTTATTGGCCTGAACGGCCGTTTTGCAGAATGGGTGGGAACGCTGGTAAACATAGATGAACCGGTTCTGCTGGTAACTGAACCTGGAAAAGAAAAGGAAGCGATAATCAGGATGTCGAGAGTAGGTTATGACAACGTGATTGGTTTTCTTGAAGGCGGGTTTGACAACTGGAAAAATAAGGGAAACGCCTGTGATATGGTAATATCCATTGATGCGGAAGAATTTAATCTGGACTATAAGCACGACAGTATTAACGTGGTGGATGTGAGAAAAGAAAGCGAATATGAGAATGGTCATGTAGAAGGTGCGGTAAATGTAGTGCTGCAGCAGTTTGATGAGCAACTCAGTAAATTAGCTGACAAGGAAGATCTGTACATACATTGCCAGGCCGGTTACCGCTCTATGATAGCCGCATCGCTGCTTAAACGAAATGGTATTCACAGCTTAAAAAATATTTTAGGCGGATGGCAGGCTATTGCCAAAACCGATATCCCCGTCGAATTGCCAAAGTTTTCGGTTTCCTGAGAATTACCACACATTTACTGCAGGCAATTGTTGCATAACCAGCCAGGTGGCGTATTAATTTTCATAGTGTGCAGTGAACCTTCAGGCGGCGCATCTGCACTATAATGATGCATCCCATTATATGACTGCGGCATTGTAATGAAAATAAAAGTTTATCACTTCAGGCAGCAGCGTCCCATTAATTGATACCAAACAGTCACCATCGTACGAGTATGCCTGCCGGTTACTTACCATGGTGATCTCATTTTTAAGTGTTAAACATGATACGCCGGATAACGTGTTTTGCAATGTATCTCATAGCATCAAAACATAAATCTTGTTAGTTTTACAAGTATAATTACGTTTTGTGACGAAGAAGACAAAAAGATATATCAGGAATGGCGCCATAGGCCTCGTAATATTTTTTATTTTAATTATTACAGGAGGTTACCTGCTTGCCAAAATGTATAAGAACGAAATCCTGGCGGAAGTCAACCGGTCCATAAGCGATAAAATAAGTGGCACCCTTGAAATCAAAGACATTGATTTCACTGTCTTGCATAACTTTCCAAGTTTCTCGCTTACCCTTCAGGATGCTGTATTGCGAGATTCACTGTATCCGGTACACCATGTTGAACTATTTCATGCAAAAAAAATTACCCTTCAGCTTATACTGAGAAGACTCCTGTTAGGTGAATTGAAACTGAAGAGTATCACCATCTCCGATGCTTCCGTTTCGCTTGTAAAAATGAAAAACGGATACAGTAATACCAGTATCATCCGGAAAAATTCAGCGGCCCCTAAAGACACTGCATCCCAATCTTCTTTCACGGCATCCATTGATAAGGTATTATGGAAGAATGTGCAATTCAGCATGGTGGATTCCGCGAAAAACAAATGGTTCAAAATTCAGTTTAAAGACTTGGAACAGAAACTTGATATGTCACCCGCGCATATCAACGATAAGATGACAGGGACAATCTATTTTGGGGGACTTGCCTTCAATGCCGACAAAGGCAGTTACCTCACCAATAAGACCGTGAAAGTTGAGCTGAATGCTGATTTTAATATTGCAGAAAAGAAGCTGACACTGACTTCTTCCACGCTTGAAGTTGACAAGAAAAAACTGCTCCTGCGTGGCAATTTCACCTTCAGCGATACCTCGCACATGCATCTTGAAATAGATGCTCCTGACATATCTGTTGAACAGGCAAATTCGATTGTGACGCAGCACATTGCCGCAAAACTGATTGTATTTAAGTTTGAAAAACCGCTCATCGCCGCTATCAGGATTGACGGACCTTTGTATCCCGGAAGTAAGCCTGCCGTAGATGTATTTTTCAAGACAACCGACAACGTGCTGAGCATGAAAACCAAAACATTTACAGAAGTGAATGCATTGGGCTGGTTTATGAATCATGCCGATTCCACACAAATAAACGATGATCACAATTCAAAGGTGATATTAGCCCGGTTTAATGCCAACCTCGGTGGTATTCCCATTAAGTCGAAGGTGGCCATCACCGATCTTATCAAGCCTTCGATGCTGATGAATGCTAATGTGAATATGGACCTTGCAGAGGTCTATGGAATTGTGGATACCTCGAAATTCCTCTTCAATTCCGGAAAACTGGACATTGCTTTTAAATATGACGGCAAGCTGATGGAATATGTTGATACCATTACCAACCGTTTCCTTGCAGAAATTACAGGGAGCGTTCACCTCAGCAATGCATCGTTTGAGTATGTGCCGCGCCGTTTTGTTTTTTCCGATGTAAATGCTGTTATGTTGTTTGGAGATTCCATGCTTAAGATTAATGAGCTGCGCATGAAGGTGAATGAAAATGCAATAAGTGTAACGGGCCAGGTTATTCATTTTATCCCGTTTCTGTTTGTGCCGGGGCAATCACTTTTTGCAGACCTGATGGTAAAAGCCGGTGTCATCAACTTCAACAACTTTGCATCGGACAGTAAGGCCGCGAAGACAGCCCCGAAAAAAAGCGCCGGCAAGAAGAAGAAATCTTCGCAAAAACAAATCAATAATTCTATTGATAACATCTTTAAGACAATGCAGGCAGACATTCTGCTGGAGGCAGACAAGGTTATTTCAGGTAAGTTTTCCGCCAGCGATATTGGCGGACATATCGTTATGAATGAAGATTTCCTGCGGTTCAACAACCTGCAAATGAATACCTCGGGCGGAACGTTTTTATTAAACGGCGGCATAACAAACCTGCAGAAAGCGCCCTATAAGATGGCTATAACCGCTTCTATAGGTAACGCGGATATCAGTTCACTCTTCTACTCTTTCAACAATTTTAATCAGAAGGCCATCACAAATGACAATCTGAAAGGCCGGCTTACTGCCAATATTAATTTCAGCAGCCTCCTTAAAAAGGATTACGCCGTTGACCCGCAATCGATGCGCGGCACGATCAAAATGTCAATCAGAAACGGAGCGCTGGTGAACCTGGAAGGCCTCGACAAGATTTCGGAGTACGTTTTCAAGAACAGGGATTTCAGCAATATTGAATTTGCGCAGTTAAAGGATACCATAACCATCAATGGGCAGAAGATGACGCTTTCACGCATGCAAATTCAATCCAATGTAGCTACGTTATATGTGGAGGGCACATATGGATTTAACGGTGGTACGGACATCAGTATTCAGATACCGCTGAGCAATCTGAAGAAGCGCGGGAAAGATTACAAACCCACTAACGTAAGTGCCGATACTAAACTTGGTGCCAGCGTTTTCCTGCGCATGCGTGATGGGGCAGATGGTAAGATTCAGGTGGCTTATGATCCGCTAAAGGATTATTATAAAGACAAAGACCTTGCATCCGGCTCATCTCAAAATACCATCGCCGGTGAGAACAAGAACAGTAATTCGGCGTTGCCCGCAGACAGTACGGAAGAAAAGAAAAATAAGAAGAAGCAGAAAAAGTAATTTTTGAAGGATGCTTCCACCTTCAGATTAGTTCCGCACGGAAGATATTATCTCCTGATGCCGTTAGGCAATTAATGTCCGGTTACATTGAAAATTGAGTGGTTATTGCACCACTAATTTTTTGACGAGCCCGGTTCCGTCAATAGTTGCTTTAATAAAATATATGCCCGGAGGTAGCATTCCTGTTTCCAACGGGAAGAAATATCGGCCGGCGACAAGTCCTTCCGGCTGTATTTCCTTCAGCAGCACTCCTCTTATGGAAAATAACTGCAGCCGGATTTTGGATGAAGCATCAGACAAGCTAAGTTGAATGACTGCCGCCGTGGAGGACGGGCTGGAAAGAATTTGCAGAAAATTGCCGTTACTGAATGGCGTGGCAATGCCAACAGCATAATTATTAAATCCCGGTGTTGGTGCGGCAAGGTTGCCAAAAGGGCCGGTGCCATTGGGCAATCTTCCAACAGCAACATCTGTTGCCTGCACTCCAAAACTGAAGGTATCGATTGCAGCAAAATGTTCTTCCGCAGAGGCAAATAGCCCTATTTGTTCTCCATCTGCATTGAGGCTGAAATTTGAATGATCAAAGCCTTGTTCAGGATCATTGTCGGTCCAGAAGAGAAGGTATGCATCGGCGTTGAGGGTGATGGCCGGCATGCGCCACTTTGACGGATCCTGGAAATCATCGGTCAGGTATTTATTGCCAAGATAAACCGGTACAGTACCGGCATTATACAGTTCAACATAATCATCAAACTCCCCTGCGTTGTCACCGATCACCGTATTATTTGCTGCAAGAAACTCATTGATATAAATAGCTGGTGGTTCAAATCCAATCTTAATGCGCGATTCGCCGCACAATGGATGCCGCGAGGTGATACTACTATTGTCGGTTGCCTCCAGGTGATAATAGAGATAACCATTAACGGCGACCGATGGAAGTTGAACGCCGTAAAGCGCATCGCCCGATAATCCATCATTATGCAGCCCATCATCAAAGAGTGAAGCTGATGTAAAGGAAAGTGAATCGGTGCCGTAAAAAATCTTCACGCTGCTGACGCTTACATTATCAAATGCCGTAACCATAACATTAATTTCTTCCCCTGCTTCGGGCAACACCGGATCAAAACGTTCATCACGCAGCACCGGCACAATATTGTTTAATGCCAGCTCCGATTGTGCCGCAGTTTTCCGCGCCGCAATAAAATTCTTGACCCCGTAAGGAGTGTGGCCATCGATGCCATTGCTGCCAAATGAATTCAGAAAATCATTATCCGTGTAACCCCAATCGTAACCTTTGTATTCATCTTCCAGGGCAGCATCGGTAATCAGGTTTTTCATGCTGTCAATATGCGGCCCTATGCTGACAGGATTGAGTACGGTATTCACCAGCAGGTTGAGGTAATAGCTGTAGCGGTCTTTATATTCCGGCACATCGAGCAGGCGCGATACCAATGGCCTTTCAATCGCATTTTCCCAGCTGTAAACAGATCGCGTGGTCCAGTCAATGCCAATCCAGTCAACGCCAAAAGTATTATCGCAGTCGTATGCAATAAATTCAAGCTTATCAGTAAAAGGATTATGATAGAGATAATAATTGTTTTTGTTAAATGCATAGTCATCCCAGTTACCGGATGCCACATCCATGGCATAGGCACGTAAAAATGCATCCACATCAAAAACTTTTTCCAGCGCACAGGGAAGATCACTTAATGATGACTGATTAAGCACCGTGATAAACTGGACAAGGTCGCTGTAATCATCGGCCGGCTGATTGTTTTGCAGGTCATATGCCCTGCCGCCGGTTGCAGCGGCTGACTGTATAGATTTATAGGCCTGCTGATCCGGACCTTCGTAGGTAAGATCACTGGGATAGGTGCATTTATACCGGTTGCCGCTGTCATCACCAAATCGTTCTTTGCACCAGTTTTCATCCATCTCCTCCAAATTTGTATAAAGTCCATAATAGAGATCATTGATGTAAACGCGCACGAAAGAACTTCTCCTTGCAGGCATTCCGAATTTATTCCATGCATCGTAAAATAACTTTTCACGCACCATACTTGGGTCATTATGTGAACCATTCAGATTTAACTTTTCAAATCCTTCGTATTTTCTTCCCGGATCATAGGTGTTGAAAGAAACCTTAAACGATTTTTTAGCCGAATAGCGGGAGGTATTGCCCCGCAGCCTGAAACCGGTGTTGGACAGTGTATCGCGTTGCGTGCCATCATCATAGATGAATATGACCTTGTATTCATGATTGCTTTCCACGTAGGTATATAATGCAGCGAGCGAATCTTCATCTATGATAATGTATATGCTGTTCACTTTCGATACATCAAACAATGGATTAAATGGCAATGATTGCGCGTGAACAGTAGCAATAGAGAACAGTAACAATAATGTGAATGAATATTTCAAAGGAAGAGATCTTGGCAGGTAAAGTTAGCGGATAATAACGAATGCCATATGGGTCCGCAATATTACTGATCGATCATTCCCCGCTGACGAGTTAACTGCATTCAAGGCCGATTGGAGCTATCAGACAGCGTGCACTCCGCTTTAATCCTGATCACGCATTAGCGGTGTTCAAAAGATTGAGGTGGACCACTTAGTGTTTTTATGCCCGGCAGATACAATATGCTGATAAATCGGATGATGATTGGATAAACGGGATTTGCAACAGGGTAATACATCACCTGATTTGACAGAGCAAATTAAGAATATTTCAAAGCTTTATGAATTCCACCCGCCTGTTAAGTGCTTTATTAGTGCTGTTGTCATTGGGCGCAACCGGTTGCGCTGCCCCCTTGCCATCGATTTCCATACGTGATGCATCAATTCCGAAATTGCCGGTGAGTTCATTCTTCACGGCGGCAGCCCTTCGTTTTGAAAGATCGAGGTTGGCGGCAGCATTACCATCAGCATCCGTATGTCCTACAATTTTTATCCGCACTGACGGGTTTTCGCTGAGAACGTCAGCTATACTCTTTAGCGTGCCATATGATTCAGGTTTCACCACATCTTTGTTTACATCGAAGTAGATTCCATAGGTGACCAGCTTACCTTCTGTAAGTAGTTTACTGCGCATGTCGGGATTGCCAATGGCAATTCGCACATTGCTGATGAGTGCTGCTCCGTCTTCAAACCGAATCCTGTCCATCTTAACCGTGCTCACTGGAAATGCTTTCGGCAGGTCGAATAATTTGGTTTCATTCTGATACAGTCTTATCCTGGATTTCTGCACCCATATAGAGATGTGATATTTTTGATTAATTTTTTCGAAGAGGTTCTTGTCTTCTTTAACTCCGCTCAATGCCAGTCCCTGGCCTTCATTGCCATTGATATACGTGCTGTAACCCGGCCTTCCGAAATATTCGCATTTAAACTGAAAGCCTGCCTTGCCCGGCACGGATCCGGGGTCGAATGACTTTTCGTTGATGCTTTGCATCAGGCGGAAGTGATAGCCGGCCATTCCCGCATCTTCTCCTTTGATAGGTATAATATCAAATTCAATGGTATAATTTTCCGGAAGGTTGAGCAATGCCTCCGTCCACACTGAATTCCGGGAAATTACCTGCATCCAGTGTCCGTCATACAGATTATTGGTGACGATTTCGGCAGAACCGTTAGTGTTCCAGGCAACAGGTAAGTCACCAACATTATCCTGGCTGAAATCATCGTAAAAGATCACCCTTTCGCCGGCCACAAAATCAAACTTTGAATATGTTTGCAAGACAGACTCTTGCTTTTGTGTGACAGCGACAGCGGTATCCGTTTGCGCAGCAGTTTCTTGTTTTATTCCGGTGTTTTGCGTTTTTTCAACCGGACCGGAGTTAGTTTTATCCAGCAAGAGGCTGTCAATTGCCGCGTCAGTTTTTTTATCAATCGCCTGGTTGGTTTTCTTTATCATTTTTCCTTCCAGCATTTTTTGCGGATTAACAATCTGCGCTGTGCTGCTTGAAGCGGCGAACAGGAACAGGAATAAGAAGCAGTGAATACACGGTTTCATATCACATTTTTTCTTCAAAATTACATGTGCAGTAAATGGATTTTACTGATATAGATCAGTTGTGGTATGAAATGCAACAGAACGGAAGTAAGGGTTAACCGGCTTCGCAAAACCTGAAGTTACTTCAGCGCATAGCCGGACTGATTTTTGCTTTTTCCCTTGCATAATTTATAAAATCAAAACAATGCAATAGTTGTTTTGCACAATGATTTTCGCCAATTGAAAGCGATTGCAAATCCTTGCTGAGATTAATCATCATAGTACGCCTCTCCTTTCTCAGGTTGGCTTTACCGTGAATTCCGGTTAAATGCTTGAGCAATATTCTTTCCAGCAGATATTCCTTCCCGTTTTTCTTGCGTATAAAGCCGGTCAATTGCCTGCATTGATATTCAAGTTCATCAAACTTTCCAGATTCAAACAATATGAAAAGGAATACAAGACGTGTACAGTCGTATAACTCTCTCCTGGAGGCCGTGGCGCTGCTGTTTAATATCATCCTGCAATAATCCCATGCATTTATTAAGTCCTTTTGTTGGAAATAAGACAACATGAGTAAGTATTTCAGGCCCCTGCCTTCACCGCCCTCCTCCAGTATTGCTTCATGCTTTGCGTGAAACTGCATCACTTCATCTGTTACAGCAACTATGTAATGTTTTTTCGCATCCAGGTAATGGCAGGCAAGCCACAAAGAATAGTATTTGCCACCAACTACTGCATGCCCATGATAATTATTCAGCCATAATTTTCTCATTTCCGGCAGCCACTTTTTGCATTCATCAAGCCGTTTGCTGTCGAGACATGCAGCGAGGTAAGCTACAAAGCCAATCAGGTATTCCTGCGGACGTCGTTTTGAGAAGTTAACCGTTCCATCTTGCATCAGTTTCCAGCAATTTTCCGCTGCTGAAAAGGCCTGCTCATATTCACCCTTCAGTTTGTAGAGATAGTAGCGGGAAAGGTGCATAAAACACCTGGATGAGACGGGGAGATCACTTAGGTCTTTTTCATAAACGGGCGACTGCAGGAGATCGTTTACGCGCTGAACTTCTTCGGCTGACCTTAACAGGAAACTGATACGGGTAATTTTTGCCACTTCCACATATTGACGGTATATCTCCGTGATATGAAGAATTTTTTGTGCATTCCTTACCATACTGTCCCCAATACCGGAGAAGTTGATGTTATGATTCTTGTAAAGGCCCGTATTGGCGAAAAATGCTTTATACTGCAATATGACGCCCTCAATGTATAACTGGTTTTGCTCCCTGGCCCAATCTTCCACCTCCGACAGCACAGACAATGCTTCAGGAAAGAGTTTACGGTAATGAAGCATGCCGGCCCAACGCAGCTTTCCCAGCATTACAATGGCCTGGTTCTCGGTTTCCCGGTTGGCAAGACTGGTTAATATCGTTTCATATAATTCATTCTTTCTGACAGACAGATTGGGAATCTTCTGGCCAAGCTTTTTTTCATCATAATTTTCCAGCGGCATATGTTCCATTGCCTTAAATAACTGCATGAGGATATTCTTCCCTCCTTTTCTATAGTGAATGGCGGTTCTAAGGACATACCTTTTTTCTTCCTTACTTAATGCCTGTATAAGAAAAAATAAAGATTTGGAACTCGTTTTCATTCGCAGCAGAAGCTGTTATGCTTACTGTGGCAGCAATCTAATTAATTCCAGTCTTATCGGCAGAAAATTTCAACGCAGGCAACTGCAAATTTTAATTAATCATCGGTGTGTTCCCGAAGCAGTTCAACCTCATTTCACACCGGAATGGCACTTACAAATTTTAACTTAATGCAAAAAAGGGGACAATTCCCGGTTGCAGATTACCGCTATGTTTGAAGTCCTACCTGTTTTACCCAGTTGATAAAGGCTATATGATCCTCAAACGTATGGGGATCATTTTTATTAATCCGACCAGAAGATAGCTTCGGTAGCCGGATAACCTGAATAAAATTTGCAGCAGCTAAAATCGTTTGATGCTCTGTGGAATAATTTATAATTTGACATCTTAGTGTTTAAGCGCGTAATTGACACCAAAAAAAATCAGATTTTGCTGACCGATAATTATCAGTTGTTGCTTAAGAAACTGGACGAGTTTACAAGAAAATTCTATGTAAACCAGCTAATCCGCGGAACTATCTATGCAAGCGCACTATTGCTGGCGGCATTCCTCCTGATTAATCTGCTTGAGTACTTCATTTACTTTTCTACCGTCATCCGGTCTGTTCTTTTTTTTGGGTTCCTGGGCGGAGGTGCTTTCATCATTATTCGCTGGATCATACTTCCGTTGCTGCATTACTTCCGTCTTGGCAAAATTATATCCCATGAAAAGGCCGCAGCCATCATTGGTGAACATTTCCAGGAAGTGCAGGACCGCTTAATCAATATCCTTCAGTTGCACCAACAGGTCTCCGCCACTGAAGATGCTTC
Proteins encoded:
- a CDS encoding CotH kinase family protein, translating into MLLFSIATVHAQSLPFNPLFDVSKVNSIYIIIDEDSLAALYTYVESNHEYKVIFIYDDGTQRDTLSNTGFRLRGNTSRYSAKKSFKVSFNTYDPGRKYEGFEKLNLNGSHNDPSMVREKLFYDAWNKFGMPARRSSFVRVYINDLYYGLYTNLEEMDENWCKERFGDDSGNRYKCTYPSDLTYEGPDQQAYKSIQSAAATGGRAYDLQNNQPADDYSDLVQFITVLNQSSLSDLPCALEKVFDVDAFLRAYAMDVASGNWDDYAFNKNNYYLYHNPFTDKLEFIAYDCDNTFGVDWIGIDWTTRSVYSWENAIERPLVSRLLDVPEYKDRYSYYLNLLVNTVLNPVSIGPHIDSMKNLITDAALEDEYKGYDWGYTDNDFLNSFGSNGIDGHTPYGVKNFIAARKTAAQSELALNNIVPVLRDERFDPVLPEAGEEINVMVTAFDNVSVSSVKIFYGTDSLSFTSASLFDDGLHNDGLSGDALYGVQLPSVAVNGYLYYHLEATDNSSITSRHPLCGESRIKIGFEPPAIYINEFLAANNTVIGDNAGEFDDYVELYNAGTVPVYLGNKYLTDDFQDPSKWRMPAITLNADAYLLFWTDNDPEQGFDHSNFSLNADGEQIGLFASAEEHFAAIDTFSFGVQATDVAVGRLPNGTGPFGNLAAPTPGFNNYAVGIATPFSNGNFLQILSSPSSTAAVIQLSLSDASSKIRLQLFSIRGVLLKEIQPEGLVAGRYFFPLETGMLPPGIYFIKATIDGTGLVKKLVVQ
- a CDS encoding OmpA family protein, which codes for MKPCIHCFLFLFLFAASSSTAQIVNPQKMLEGKMIKKTNQAIDKKTDAAIDSLLLDKTNSGPVEKTQNTGIKQETAAQTDTAVAVTQKQESVLQTYSKFDFVAGERVIFYDDFSQDNVGDLPVAWNTNGSAEIVTNNLYDGHWMQVISRNSVWTEALLNLPENYTIEFDIIPIKGEDAGMAGYHFRLMQSINEKSFDPGSVPGKAGFQFKCEYFGRPGYSTYINGNEGQGLALSGVKEDKNLFEKINQKYHISIWVQKSRIRLYQNETKLFDLPKAFPVSTVKMDRIRFEDGAALISNVRIAIGNPDMRSKLLTEGKLVTYGIYFDVNKDVVKPESYGTLKSIADVLSENPSVRIKIVGHTDADGNAAANLDLSKRRAAAVKNELTGNFGIDASRMEIDGKGAAQPVAPNDNSTNKALNRRVEFIKL